The following proteins come from a genomic window of Deltaproteobacteria bacterium:
- a CDS encoding acetyl-CoA C-acyltransferase — MTDVVISSACRTPIGSFQGALGALSASELGAVAVREAVKRAGVDPGKVERAIIGNVLSAGMGQAPARQAVIKSGLPVSVAAITVNKVCGSGLQAVMFARREILFGDAQVIVAGGMESMTNSPYVLPQARAGYRMGNGQIIDTMIHDGLWDPYKNFHMGNCGDMVAAKYGFSREDQE; from the coding sequence ATGACGGATGTCGTGATCTCGAGTGCCTGCCGCACGCCGATCGGATCGTTCCAGGGCGCGCTCGGCGCCCTCTCCGCGTCGGAGCTCGGCGCGGTCGCGGTGCGCGAGGCCGTGAAGCGCGCGGGGGTCGACCCCGGAAAGGTCGAGCGGGCGATCATCGGAAACGTGCTCTCCGCGGGGATGGGCCAGGCGCCGGCGCGCCAGGCGGTGATCAAGTCGGGCCTGCCGGTCTCGGTCGCCGCGATCACGGTGAACAAGGTCTGCGGCTCGGGCCTGCAGGCCGTGATGTTCGCGCGGCGCGAGATCCTGTTCGGCGATGCGCAGGTGATCGTCGCGGGCGGAATGGAGAGCATGACCAACTCGCCGTACGTGCTGCCGCAGGCCCGCGCGGGCTATCGCATGGGCAACGGCCAGATCATCGACACGATGATCCACGACGGCCTCTGGGACCCGTACAAGAACTTCCACATGGGAAACTGCGGCGACATGGTCGCGGCCAAGTACGGCTTCAGCCGAGAGGACCAGGAAG
- a CDS encoding GTPase Era: MRQGRRPVQASRRADRRAGGARRPRRRPRLSAHRCGFVALLGRPNAGKSQLLNALLGEKLAIVSAKAQTTRARMLGVLSRPEAQILLHDTPGLHRGERKFNQWMNERALETAEGADLRLLLFEAGARWDEPEERVAALPGPLVLAHTKCDLGPPGRVPRPERFARIVEISALTGQGLEALVEALAGLLPEGPALFPDDTLTDANMRFLGAEQIREVVYELYRDEIPYAVAVEIDEWKETDDALRIRANLLVERESQKGIVLGAGGGALKALGIEARRRLSDRLDKTVHLALWVKLDKNWTKRPKRARELGYL, from the coding sequence CTGCGGCAGGGGCGTCGGCCCGTCCAAGCAAGCCGCCGAGCAGATCGCCGCGCGGGAGGCGCTCGTCGCCCTCGTCGGAGACCGCGATTGAGCGCCCACCGCTGCGGCTTCGTCGCTCTGCTCGGCCGGCCCAACGCCGGCAAGTCGCAGCTCCTGAACGCGCTGCTCGGCGAGAAGCTCGCGATCGTCTCGGCCAAGGCGCAAACCACGCGAGCCCGAATGCTCGGCGTCCTCTCGCGTCCCGAGGCGCAGATCCTGCTGCACGACACGCCGGGACTGCACCGGGGCGAACGAAAGTTCAACCAGTGGATGAACGAGCGCGCCCTCGAGACTGCCGAAGGCGCGGATCTGCGCCTGCTGCTCTTCGAGGCCGGCGCACGCTGGGACGAGCCCGAGGAGCGCGTCGCGGCGCTCCCTGGGCCGCTCGTGCTGGCCCACACGAAGTGTGACCTCGGCCCTCCTGGCCGTGTGCCGCGACCGGAGCGCTTCGCGAGGATCGTCGAGATCTCGGCGCTCACCGGCCAGGGCCTCGAGGCGCTCGTCGAGGCGCTGGCCGGCCTGTTGCCCGAAGGGCCCGCGCTCTTTCCGGATGACACCCTCACCGACGCGAACATGCGCTTCCTCGGCGCTGAGCAGATCCGCGAGGTCGTCTACGAGCTGTACCGCGACGAGATCCCCTACGCAGTCGCGGTCGAGATCGACGAGTGGAAGGAGACCGACGACGCGCTGCGGATCCGCGCGAATCTGCTGGTCGAGCGCGAGTCGCAGAAGGGCATCGTGCTCGGCGCCGGCGGCGGCGCGCTGAAGGCGCTGGGCATCGAGGCGCGGCGGCGCCTGTCGGACCGGCTGGACAAGACCGTCCACCTGGCGCTCTGGGTGAAGCTGGACAAGAACTGGACGAAGCGGCCTAAGCGCGCGAGAGAGCTCGGGTATCTCTAA
- the rnc gene encoding ribonuclease III produces the protein MARPSERRLEALCERLGHRFARPELLRQALTHRSRANEDGEPDACNERLEFLGDAVLSLVVAELAMSSRPSASEGELTHARADAVNGKALADHARALGLDELVRLGRGEARQGGREKDSILANVFEAVVGALYLEAGLEAAREFLERELGAGLADRENGPRDAKTELQQRLHAEGLAAPVYATLAESGPPHAREFSVAVSIGERVCGRGVGPSKQAAEQIAAREALVALVGDRD, from the coding sequence ATGGCCCGGCCGAGTGAGCGGCGGCTCGAAGCGCTCTGCGAACGCCTGGGGCACCGCTTCGCGCGGCCCGAGCTGCTCCGGCAGGCGCTGACGCACCGCTCCCGGGCCAACGAGGACGGCGAGCCGGATGCGTGCAACGAGCGGCTCGAGTTCCTGGGCGATGCGGTGCTCTCGCTCGTCGTCGCGGAGCTTGCGATGTCGTCGCGCCCGTCGGCCTCCGAGGGCGAGCTCACCCACGCGCGAGCGGACGCGGTGAACGGAAAGGCGCTCGCCGACCACGCACGCGCGCTGGGACTCGACGAGCTGGTCCGGCTCGGGCGCGGCGAGGCGCGGCAGGGCGGGCGCGAGAAAGACTCGATCCTGGCGAACGTCTTCGAGGCCGTGGTCGGCGCGCTCTACCTCGAGGCAGGTCTCGAGGCCGCCCGTGAATTCCTGGAGCGCGAGCTCGGCGCCGGGCTCGCCGACCGCGAGAACGGCCCGCGCGACGCGAAGACGGAGCTGCAGCAGCGGCTGCACGCGGAGGGCCTGGCGGCTCCGGTCTACGCGACGCTGGCCGAGTCGGGCCCGCCGCACGCGCGCGAGTTCAGCGTTGCGGTGTCGATCGGCGAGCGGGTCTGCGGCAGGGGCGTCGGCCCGTCCAAGCAAGCCGCCGAGCAGATCGCCGCGCGGGAGGCGCTCGTCGCCCTCGTCGGAGACCGCGATTGA
- the mnmA gene encoding tRNA 2-thiouridine(34) synthase MnmA: MSGGVDSSVAAAILARAGHEVVGVTMDLGEGSARDVVPRSAKKCCGLPDAEDARAVARTLGIRHYTANYRAEFREAVIEPFASEYAAGRTPIPCIACNRVLKFDLLLRRAEALGARGVATGHYARIAPAPDGGLGLFRPRDREKDQTYFLFDLPREALARIAFPLGELGKPQVRELARELGLVTAEKPESQGICFVPDGDVRAALARIAPDRAPRPGPITTAEGTELGRHDGALGYTPGQRRGLGLSGGPWYVREVRLAENRLVVDRAPALEARSARIGGASWLDAEPPAGPVRVAVRHRHKSVSAEIETASGGRAEIRFAEPVWAPAPGQAAVVYDAADLRVLGGGWIDGPAE, from the coding sequence ATGAGCGGCGGCGTCGACTCCTCCGTCGCCGCGGCGATCCTCGCGCGTGCGGGGCACGAGGTCGTCGGCGTCACGATGGATCTGGGCGAGGGCTCGGCGCGAGACGTCGTCCCGCGCTCGGCGAAGAAGTGTTGCGGCCTGCCCGACGCCGAGGACGCGCGCGCCGTCGCGAGGACACTCGGCATCCGCCACTACACCGCGAACTACCGGGCCGAGTTCCGCGAGGCCGTGATCGAGCCGTTCGCCTCCGAGTACGCCGCAGGGCGCACGCCGATTCCGTGCATCGCCTGCAATCGCGTGCTGAAGTTCGATCTGCTGCTGCGCCGAGCCGAGGCGCTCGGAGCGCGCGGGGTCGCGACCGGGCACTACGCGCGGATCGCGCCGGCGCCCGATGGCGGGCTCGGGCTGTTCCGCCCGCGAGATCGCGAGAAGGATCAGACCTACTTCCTGTTCGACCTTCCGCGCGAGGCGCTGGCGCGGATCGCGTTTCCGCTCGGCGAGCTCGGCAAGCCGCAGGTCCGCGAGCTCGCGCGCGAGCTCGGCCTCGTGACGGCGGAGAAGCCCGAAAGCCAGGGGATCTGCTTCGTTCCGGACGGCGACGTCCGCGCGGCGCTCGCGCGGATCGCGCCGGATCGCGCTCCCCGGCCCGGCCCGATCACGACGGCGGAGGGGACCGAGCTCGGCCGCCACGACGGCGCGCTCGGCTACACGCCGGGGCAGCGCCGCGGCCTCGGCCTGTCCGGCGGGCCCTGGTACGTCCGCGAGGTGCGCCTGGCCGAGAACCGGCTCGTGGTCGATCGCGCGCCCGCGCTCGAGGCGCGAAGCGCGCGGATCGGGGGCGCGTCGTGGCTCGACGCGGAGCCGCCCGCGGGCCCGGTTCGCGTCGCAGTCCGTCACCGACACAAGTCCGTGTCGGCGGAGATCGAGACCGCGAGCGGGGGCCGGGCGGAGATCCGCTTCGCGGAGCCGGTCTGGGCGCCCGCGCCGGGACAGGCCGCGGTCGTCTACGACGCGGCCGATCTACGGGTTCTCGGCGGAGGGTGGATCGATGGCCCGGCCGAGTGA
- a CDS encoding cysteine desulfurase, translating to MADVYLDYNATAPVRPEAQRAIADVLAHVHGNPSSAHGFGAAARAVIARARKQVADALGAPPESIVFTSGATEANNTVLRHAAHAASSGEVHLVSCATEHPAVLEELRALADEGCRVSILPVERDGRLDPERFEAALTPTTRLASVMWANNETGVLQPIAELAARAASRGVPFHTDAVQALGKLPLALETLPVAYASFSAHKLGGPKGVGALYVRPGVELTPLLRGGSQERGRRPGTENVPGIAGFGAACAAAQSELEVAHARHEQLRERLWQGLQRALPDAVRNGARAQTLAHTLNVSFPGASGEALVEALDLEGIAVATGAACHAGSTEPSHVLQAMGSSRELGTSAIRFSLGPGIDDAAIARVLEVLPRVVERARKASAT from the coding sequence ATGGCTGATGTGTACCTGGACTACAACGCCACCGCGCCGGTTCGCCCCGAGGCGCAGCGTGCGATCGCCGACGTGCTCGCGCACGTACACGGAAATCCGTCGAGCGCGCACGGCTTCGGAGCCGCGGCGCGCGCAGTGATCGCGAGAGCGCGCAAGCAGGTGGCCGACGCCCTGGGAGCGCCGCCCGAATCGATCGTCTTCACCAGCGGCGCCACCGAGGCGAACAACACCGTGCTGCGGCACGCCGCGCACGCGGCTTCGAGCGGCGAAGTCCATCTCGTGAGCTGTGCGACCGAGCACCCGGCGGTGCTCGAGGAGCTGCGCGCGCTCGCGGACGAGGGCTGCCGCGTCTCGATCCTGCCGGTCGAACGAGACGGTCGGCTCGATCCGGAGCGCTTCGAGGCCGCGCTCACGCCGACGACGCGGCTCGCCTCGGTGATGTGGGCCAACAACGAGACCGGCGTGCTCCAGCCGATCGCGGAGCTCGCGGCGCGCGCCGCCTCGCGCGGCGTGCCGTTCCACACCGACGCGGTCCAGGCGCTCGGCAAGCTTCCGCTCGCGCTCGAAACGCTTCCGGTGGCCTACGCCTCGTTCTCGGCGCACAAGCTCGGCGGGCCGAAGGGCGTCGGTGCGCTCTACGTCCGGCCCGGAGTCGAGCTCACGCCGCTCCTGCGCGGCGGATCGCAGGAGCGGGGCCGACGGCCCGGCACCGAGAACGTGCCGGGCATCGCCGGCTTCGGCGCGGCTTGCGCGGCCGCGCAGTCCGAGCTCGAGGTGGCGCACGCGCGGCACGAGCAGCTCCGCGAGCGGCTCTGGCAGGGGCTGCAGCGGGCGCTTCCGGATGCCGTGCGCAACGGCGCGCGTGCGCAGACGCTCGCTCACACGCTGAACGTCTCGTTTCCCGGCGCCTCGGGCGAAGCGCTGGTCGAGGCGCTCGATCTGGAGGGGATCGCGGTCGCGACCGGAGCCGCCTGTCACGCGGGCTCCACCGAGCCGTCGCACGTGCTCCAGGCCATGGGCTCGTCGCGCGAGCTCGGCACCAGCGCGATCCGCTTCAGCCTCGGGCCGGGAATCGACGATGCGGCCATCGCGCGCGTGCTCGAGGTCCTGCCGCGTGTGGTCGAGCGCGCGCGCAAGGCGAGCGCGACGTGA
- a CDS encoding helix-hairpin-helix domain-containing protein translates to MAGATLLGVRAPAAPARLALVRDAGTCRLAEVGAAPICACSELPDDARAALGLPRALNSASAEVLERVPGIGPMRASAIVAERERGGAFASLEALSQRVPGIGPKTIDRIRPHLFAVEPDPACGARSPS, encoded by the coding sequence ATGGCCGGGGCGACGCTGCTCGGCGTTCGCGCTCCCGCGGCGCCCGCCCGACTCGCGCTGGTTCGCGACGCGGGCACCTGCCGGCTCGCGGAGGTGGGAGCCGCGCCGATCTGCGCCTGCTCGGAGCTCCCCGACGACGCCCGGGCGGCGCTCGGTCTTCCGCGCGCGCTGAACTCGGCGAGCGCCGAGGTTCTCGAGCGCGTGCCGGGAATCGGCCCGATGCGCGCGAGCGCGATCGTCGCCGAGCGCGAGCGCGGCGGGGCGTTCGCCTCGCTCGAGGCGCTCTCGCAGCGCGTGCCGGGAATCGGGCCGAAAACGATCGACCGGATCCGACCCCACCTGTTCGCGGTGGAGCCGGATCCGGCCTGTGGAGCAAGGAGTCCGAGTTGA
- a CDS encoding aspartate kinase has translation MALIVQKFGGTSVAGVERIRNVARRVVETRKQGNDVVVVVSAMAGVTDQLVAYASEISPAPDPREYDMLVSTGEQQTIALTAMAIQGLGVPSRSFTSAQVKVQTDDDHARARILRIDTERIREELARGGVPVLPGFQGVTDEGEITTLGRGASDTTAVALAAALRADVCEIFTDVTGVFTSDPRIVPNARKLPRVSYDEILEMASLGAKVLAVRSAKIGMKYRVPIHVRSTFSDEEGTWVVPESEVIERLVVSSVTYNRNEAKVTIFGVPDVPGIAAKIFVPLSDAGIVVDMIVQNVSTQGHTDMTFTVARGDMQRALALVEGIARGLGAAGVKSDGGISKVSVVGLGMKDHAGVAGKMFRVLSEHGVNIQMIGTSEIKISVVIDEKYTELACRALHDAFELGAAAPEPEAG, from the coding sequence ATGGCGTTGATCGTCCAGAAGTTCGGCGGCACCTCGGTCGCGGGGGTCGAGCGCATCCGCAACGTGGCGCGGCGCGTGGTCGAGACGCGCAAGCAGGGTAACGACGTCGTGGTGGTCGTCTCGGCGATGGCCGGCGTCACCGATCAGCTCGTCGCGTACGCAAGCGAGATCTCGCCTGCTCCCGATCCGCGCGAGTACGACATGCTCGTCTCGACCGGCGAGCAGCAGACGATCGCGCTCACGGCGATGGCGATCCAGGGCCTCGGCGTGCCCTCGCGGAGCTTCACGAGCGCGCAGGTGAAGGTCCAGACCGACGACGACCACGCGCGCGCGCGCATCCTGCGCATCGACACCGAGCGGATCCGCGAGGAGCTCGCGCGCGGCGGCGTGCCGGTCCTGCCCGGCTTCCAGGGCGTGACCGACGAGGGCGAGATCACGACGCTGGGCCGCGGCGCCTCCGACACGACCGCGGTCGCGCTCGCGGCGGCGCTTCGCGCGGACGTGTGCGAGATCTTCACCGACGTAACGGGCGTGTTCACGAGCGATCCGCGCATCGTTCCCAACGCGCGCAAGCTTCCGCGCGTCTCCTACGACGAGATCCTGGAGATGGCGAGCCTGGGCGCGAAGGTGCTCGCCGTGCGCTCGGCGAAGATCGGCATGAAGTACCGCGTGCCGATCCACGTGCGCAGCACGTTCAGCGACGAGGAGGGCACCTGGGTGGTTCCGGAGAGCGAAGTGATCGAGCGGCTGGTCGTCTCGAGCGTGACCTACAACCGCAACGAGGCGAAGGTGACGATCTTCGGCGTTCCCGACGTGCCGGGAATCGCGGCGAAGATCTTCGTGCCGCTCTCCGACGCGGGGATCGTGGTCGACATGATCGTGCAGAACGTCTCGACCCAGGGGCACACCGACATGACCTTCACGGTCGCGCGCGGCGACATGCAGCGCGCGCTCGCGCTGGTCGAGGGGATCGCGCGCGGGCTCGGCGCCGCGGGCGTGAAGTCGGACGGCGGGATCTCCAAGGTCTCCGTCGTCGGTCTGGGCATGAAGGACCACGCCGGAGTCGCCGGCAAGATGTTCCGTGTGCTCTCCGAGCACGGCGTGAACATCCAGATGATCGGCACCTCGGAGATCAAGATCTCCGTCGTGATCGATGAGAAGTACACCGAGCTCGCCTGTCGGGCGCTTCACGACGCGTTCGAGCTCGGCGCGGCCGCGCCCGAGCCCGAAGCGGGCTAG
- the tsaE gene encoding tRNA (adenosine(37)-N6)-threonylcarbamoyltransferase complex ATPase subunit type 1 TsaE produces MSRELCVPSRSPEQTRRLGRILGEQLRAGDVVALTGPLGAGKTCLVQGLAEGLGVDPSVVVTSPTFGIVAEYPARVWLRHADFYRVESYARLLDAGFDDLCDQSGVLVVEWPERFPEALPGDRLEIRIDPGPGAEERQIRIRARGERAAKIQEELQARWR; encoded by the coding sequence ATGAGCCGGGAACTCTGCGTTCCTTCCCGTAGCCCGGAGCAGACCCGGCGGCTGGGCCGGATCCTCGGCGAGCAGCTCCGCGCGGGCGACGTCGTTGCGCTCACGGGCCCGCTCGGCGCGGGCAAGACCTGCCTGGTGCAGGGGCTGGCCGAGGGGCTCGGCGTCGACCCTAGCGTGGTGGTGACGAGCCCGACGTTCGGAATCGTGGCCGAGTATCCGGCCCGAGTCTGGCTTCGACACGCGGATTTCTATCGGGTAGAAAGCTACGCTCGCCTGCTCGACGCCGGATTCGACGACCTCTGCGACCAGAGCGGCGTTCTGGTCGTCGAGTGGCCCGAGCGCTTTCCGGAGGCGCTTCCCGGCGACCGGCTCGAGATCCGAATCGACCCGGGGCCAGGCGCAGAGGAGCGCCAGATCCGGATCCGAGCGCGGGGCGAGCGGGCGGCAAAGATCCAAGAGGAACTGCAAGCGCGATGGCGTTGA
- a CDS encoding NAD(P)H-hydrate dehydratase produces MSAAAPRARSWPCPTGAEMRAIERDAIERLGIPAGDLMETAGRAVAEAIARHFPDARSPLVVCGGGNNGGDGYVAARVLAGRRRGVAPVVLDLAGSRSQSPEAKRNRERLESSGVRVEPADGPRALSELLGACDLVVDAIFGTGLTRPVEGRTAEVMRALAASGLPCVAVDLPSGLSSETGRPLGLALDADLIVSFGHAKLGLALLPTRARILVAEIGLPAESVERANVHAHVLSSEAARALLPARPLAGHKGSFGHVLVVGGSPGKTGAVLLAAQGALRGGAGLVSLASPRSLLSIYASRLAEAMCVVLDDSTGGDPTGLLGAAHVDALVRELASRDALVLGPGLGTDASSAALARELLARTNVPAVVDADGLNAFTAEPERLRSTAPRILTPHPGEAARLLGTSIDAIGSDRPAAARAIAARSGAITVLKGARSVIAAPGGEICVNPTGGPGLAAGGSGDVLAGLLGALLAQRLGAWDTARIGTYLHGLAGDLGPDSGGLASELASRIPSARQALLVREARPDEPGTLRSFP; encoded by the coding sequence GTGAGCGCGGCGGCGCCGCGAGCGCGGAGCTGGCCGTGCCCGACGGGCGCGGAGATGCGCGCGATCGAGCGCGACGCGATCGAGCGCCTGGGGATCCCCGCCGGAGACCTGATGGAGACGGCCGGCCGAGCGGTCGCCGAGGCGATCGCTCGGCACTTCCCCGACGCGCGCAGTCCGCTGGTCGTCTGTGGCGGCGGCAACAACGGCGGAGACGGCTACGTCGCCGCGCGCGTGCTGGCCGGTCGGCGGCGCGGCGTGGCTCCGGTCGTTCTCGATCTCGCCGGAAGCCGCTCGCAGAGCCCCGAGGCCAAGCGCAATCGCGAGCGTCTCGAGAGCTCGGGTGTACGGGTCGAGCCTGCCGACGGCCCGCGCGCGCTCTCGGAGCTGCTCGGGGCCTGCGACCTCGTCGTCGACGCCATCTTCGGGACCGGGCTCACCCGCCCGGTGGAGGGCCGGACCGCGGAGGTCATGCGAGCGCTCGCCGCGAGCGGCTTGCCCTGCGTCGCGGTGGACCTGCCGTCGGGCCTTTCGAGCGAGACCGGTCGGCCGCTCGGGCTCGCGCTCGACGCGGATCTGATCGTGAGCTTCGGGCACGCGAAGCTCGGCCTCGCGCTGCTGCCGACCCGCGCGCGAATTCTGGTCGCGGAGATCGGTCTGCCCGCCGAGTCGGTCGAGCGCGCGAACGTCCACGCGCACGTGCTCTCGAGCGAGGCCGCGCGAGCGCTGCTGCCCGCCCGGCCGCTCGCGGGCCACAAGGGAAGCTTCGGGCACGTGCTGGTCGTCGGCGGCTCTCCCGGCAAGACCGGCGCCGTCCTGCTCGCGGCGCAGGGCGCGCTGCGCGGCGGCGCGGGGCTCGTGAGCCTCGCCTCGCCGCGCTCGCTGCTCTCGATCTACGCCAGCCGACTCGCCGAGGCGATGTGCGTCGTGCTCGATGATTCGACCGGTGGAGACCCGACAGGTCTGCTCGGCGCCGCGCATGTCGACGCACTGGTGCGCGAGCTCGCGAGCCGCGACGCGCTCGTGCTCGGCCCCGGCCTGGGCACGGACGCGAGCTCCGCGGCGCTCGCGCGCGAGCTGCTCGCCCGAACGAACGTGCCCGCCGTCGTCGACGCCGACGGGCTGAACGCCTTCACCGCCGAGCCCGAGCGCCTGCGCTCGACGGCGCCGCGGATCCTGACGCCGCACCCCGGCGAGGCCGCTCGCCTGCTGGGCACCTCGATCGATGCGATCGGCTCCGATCGCCCGGCTGCCGCGCGCGCGATCGCCGCGCGGAGCGGCGCGATCACGGTGCTGAAGGGAGCGCGAAGCGTGATCGCAGCTCCCGGCGGCGAGATCTGCGTGAACCCGACCGGTGGGCCGGGACTTGCGGCCGGCGGATCGGGTGACGTGCTCGCGGGGCTGCTCGGCGCGCTGCTGGCCCAGCGGCTCGGCGCCTGGGACACGGCGCGAATCGGGACCTATCTGCACGGGCTGGCCGGCGATCTCGGTCCGGATTCGGGCGGGCTGGCCTCGGAGCTCGCGAGTCGCATCCCGAGCGCACGCCAGGCGCTTCTAGTTCGCGAGGCGAGACCCGATGAGCCGGGAACTCTGCGTTCCTTCCCGTAG
- the acpS gene encoding holo-[acyl-carrier-protein] synthase yields MSDTLRGVGLALVEVPRFRAALERRGERMLARLFSPAELEYARRKRSGEQNLAARFAAKCAGRAALRGVLGRALPLGGLEVTRRRSGEPRLRLRDPLAGAALELFVTITHDADFALASVWVEAEA; encoded by the coding sequence TTGTCGGACACGCTTAGGGGCGTCGGGCTGGCTCTGGTCGAGGTCCCGCGCTTCCGCGCCGCGCTCGAGCGGCGGGGCGAGCGCATGCTCGCGCGCCTGTTCAGCCCCGCCGAGCTCGAGTACGCGCGGCGCAAGAGATCGGGCGAGCAGAACCTCGCCGCGCGCTTCGCCGCGAAGTGCGCCGGACGCGCAGCCCTGCGCGGCGTGCTCGGCCGGGCGCTCCCGCTCGGCGGGCTCGAGGTCACGCGGCGGCGAAGCGGCGAGCCGCGGCTTCGGCTGCGGGATCCGCTCGCGGGAGCGGCGCTCGAGCTCTTCGTCACGATCACGCACGACGCAGACTTCGCGCTGGCCAGCGTCTGGGTCGAGGCGGAAGCGTGA
- a CDS encoding pyridoxine 5'-phosphate synthase, producing the protein MTERRLVVNLDHVATVRQTRSGVEPDPVTAATLAVLAGADGIAVHLREDRRHVQDRDLRVLRQTIHGRLCLEMAATQEMLKLALDVRPDSVTLVPERPEELASAGGLDVQSRIGEIGEIARALHESGIRAGLCIDPDLEQVKAAHRVGARAVELHAGRYGERGPDHDEVLRRIEDAVRLAAKLKLEIGVGHGIDYGNVGKLAENDLIDEFSIGHAIVSRAIYVGMERAVREMKQIVGHA; encoded by the coding sequence ATGACGGAGCGGCGGCTCGTGGTGAATCTCGATCACGTCGCCACCGTGCGGCAGACCCGATCGGGCGTGGAGCCGGATCCGGTCACGGCCGCGACGCTCGCCGTGCTCGCCGGCGCCGACGGCATCGCCGTCCATCTCCGCGAGGACCGCCGCCACGTCCAGGATCGCGATCTGCGCGTGCTGCGTCAGACGATCCACGGCCGCCTCTGCCTGGAGATGGCGGCCACGCAGGAGATGTTGAAGCTTGCGCTCGACGTGCGCCCGGATTCGGTGACGCTCGTGCCGGAACGGCCCGAGGAGCTCGCCAGCGCGGGCGGTCTCGACGTCCAGAGCCGCATCGGCGAGATCGGCGAGATCGCCCGCGCGCTGCACGAGTCGGGCATCCGGGCCGGACTCTGCATCGACCCCGATCTCGAGCAGGTGAAGGCCGCGCATCGCGTCGGGGCGCGCGCGGTCGAGCTCCACGCCGGACGCTACGGCGAGCGCGGTCCGGACCACGACGAGGTGCTGCGGCGGATCGAGGACGCGGTCCGGCTCGCCGCGAAGCTCAAGCTCGAGATCGGCGTCGGGCACGGGATCGACTACGGAAACGTCGGCAAGCTCGCGGAGAACGACCTGATCGACGAGTTCTCGATCGGACACGCGATCGTGTCGCGCGCGATCTACGTCGGCATGGAGCGGGCCGTGCGCGAGATGAAGCAGATTGTCGGACACGCTTAG
- a CDS encoding phosphoglucosamine mutase, which translates to MAASRKLFGTDGIRGRANVHPMTGEVMLQLGRALALVFRLGPTGGRAPRVLIGKDTRRSGYMLEDALAAGLCSMGVNVLQVGPIPTPGLAFLTVDMRCDAGAMITASHNPFEDNGVKFFSRDGFKLPDDAEARIEELMGAPELDAHRALGAEIGSARRIDDASGRYIVFLKKTFPRQHTLEGLRVAIDCANGAAYKVAPTVLEELGAEVVAVGRQPDGTNINAGCGAMHPEHVAAVARQSRADVGIAVDGDADRVVLVDERGEIVDGEQVLAMCALDMKRRQALSRDAVVGTVMSNLGLERALAGMGLALVRADVGDRYVVEAMLREKINLGGEQSGHVVFLDQNTTGDGMLTALQVLGLMRREDRPLSELARVMERTPQVLHAVRVRSKPELESLPALSTALARVERKLAGRGRLLVRYSGTEPVARVMLEGDDRVEIETMALELCALIEREIGENS; encoded by the coding sequence ATGGCGGCTTCGCGAAAGCTCTTCGGAACGGACGGGATTCGCGGTCGCGCGAACGTCCACCCGATGACCGGGGAGGTCATGCTGCAGCTCGGGAGGGCGCTGGCGCTGGTGTTCCGGCTCGGCCCGACCGGCGGACGCGCGCCGCGCGTTCTGATCGGCAAGGACACGCGCCGCTCCGGCTACATGCTCGAGGACGCGCTCGCCGCGGGGCTGTGCTCGATGGGCGTGAACGTGCTGCAGGTCGGGCCGATTCCGACGCCCGGGCTCGCCTTCCTGACCGTCGACATGCGCTGCGACGCGGGCGCGATGATCACGGCCTCGCACAACCCCTTCGAGGACAACGGCGTCAAGTTCTTCTCGCGCGACGGCTTCAAGCTTCCCGACGATGCCGAGGCCCGGATCGAGGAGCTGATGGGCGCGCCCGAGCTCGACGCGCACCGCGCGCTCGGCGCGGAGATCGGCAGCGCGCGCCGGATCGACGACGCCTCCGGCCGCTACATCGTCTTCCTGAAGAAGACCTTCCCGCGCCAGCACACGCTCGAGGGGCTCAGAGTCGCGATCGACTGCGCGAACGGCGCCGCCTACAAGGTCGCGCCCACCGTGCTCGAGGAGCTCGGCGCCGAGGTCGTGGCGGTCGGCCGGCAGCCGGACGGAACCAACATCAACGCCGGCTGCGGCGCGATGCACCCGGAGCACGTGGCCGCGGTCGCGCGCCAGTCGCGCGCGGACGTCGGGATCGCCGTGGACGGAGACGCCGATCGCGTGGTGCTGGTGGACGAGCGCGGCGAGATCGTGGACGGCGAGCAGGTGCTCGCCATGTGCGCGCTCGACATGAAGCGACGCCAGGCGCTCTCGCGGGACGCGGTCGTCGGAACGGTGATGAGCAACCTCGGGCTCGAGCGGGCGCTCGCGGGAATGGGCCTGGCGCTGGTGCGGGCCGACGTCGGCGATCGCTACGTCGTCGAGGCGATGCTTCGCGAGAAGATCAACCTGGGCGGCGAGCAGTCCGGTCACGTCGTGTTCCTGGACCAGAACACCACCGGAGACGGAATGCTCACGGCGCTTCAGGTGCTGGGGCTGATGCGCCGCGAGGATCGGCCGCTCTCGGAGCTGGCTCGCGTCATGGAGCGCACGCCGCAGGTGCTGCACGCCGTGCGCGTGCGCAGCAAGCCGGAGCTCGAGTCCCTGCCCGCGCTTTCGACCGCGCTCGCGCGCGTCGAGCGCAAGCTCGCGGGTCGCGGGCGGCTGCTGGTTCGTTATTCCGGCACGGAGCCGGTCGCGCGCGTGATGCTCGAGGGTGACGACCGCGTCGAGATCGAGACGATGGCATTGGAGCTCTGCGCGCTGATCGAGCGCGAGATCGGGGAGAACAGCTAG